Proteins encoded together in one Ipomoea triloba cultivar NCNSP0323 chromosome 4, ASM357664v1 window:
- the LOC116015893 gene encoding uncharacterized protein LOC116015893: MMHKHCFEALDRTMRDVLHFVNEDSANRTFGGKILVFGGDFRTILPVVPKGSRQDIVSAVINSSYLWSHCDGTIGEDNDGYAEVDIPYEMLLKSNCDLIATIVQSTFPNFTGGVIDGSCFHSSAVLAPTLEVVNEVNQYLFDLTIGEGKRYYSSNTACKAYGSNTVGSPVMLMRNIDHTLGLCNGTRLVVTRLTEHVVEGNILTRPNARTKVLIARMTIMPSDTRLPFKFNRRQFTLMLSYAMTINKSQAQTLSNVGLILRK; the protein is encoded by the exons atgatgcacaagcattgttttgaggctttggaTCGAACAATGAGAGATGTATTGCACTTTGTGAATGAAGATAGTGCTAATAGGACATTTGGAGGGAAAATTTTGGTATTTGGTGGTGACTTTAGGACAATTTTACCAGTGGTGCCAAAAGGATCAAGACAAGACATTGTCTCTGCAGTTATAAATTCATCATACCTTTGGAGTCATT GTGATGGTACTATTGGAGAAGATAATGATGGTTACGCTGAGGTTGATATCCCATATGAAATGTTGTTGAAATCAAATTGTGATCTTATTGCAACTATTGTTCAGAGTACGTTCCCCAACTTCACTGGTGGCGTAATTGATGGTAGTTGCTTTCATAGCAGTGCAGTTCTAGCACCAACATTAGAAGTGGTGAATGAAGTTAATCAATATTTGTTTGACTTGACTATAGGGGAAGGAAAGAGATATTATAGTTCTAACACTGCGTGTAAAGCATATGGTTCGAATACA GTTGGGTCACCTGTAATGTTAATGAGAAACATTGATCACACTCTTGGACTATGCAATGGTACTAGGTTGGTTGTAACGAGATTAACTGAACATGTTGTTGAAGGAAACATATTGACAAGACCAAATGCGAGAACAAAGGTTTTGATTGCTAGAATGACAATAATGCCATCCGACACAAGATTGCCTTTCAAGTTCAATAGGAGACAGTTTACTCTCATgttgtcatatgcaatgactatcaacaaaagtcaagcGCAAACATTGTCAAATGTTGGGTTGATCCTACGGAAATAA